A genomic segment from Propionibacteriaceae bacterium ZF39 encodes:
- a CDS encoding aminoglycoside phosphotransferase family protein, with protein sequence MTLERLLGEMLTEWELSPTADPILRVASIVQPVTDRDKRRLMLKVVQPDPETHGEIPALQVWKGRGAVELMRADPRRGVLLLETLDRSLTEEPTDEAYAQIARLCGVVHRPASPKLPSSYALVAGWLDDLAGLGREVPAPPRFVEQALRAGRQLIAGEPTHVIHGDLHDENVMWRARTNEWVAIDPKGFNGDPCYEPASMLWNRWEELEWYGNPGETIRDRFYALVDGAEFDERRSRDWVVVRAMINVSWAVYDARRERRDLSDDEHTWITQNITLAKAMQDVRP encoded by the coding sequence GTGACCCTCGAACGACTGCTCGGCGAGATGCTCACCGAGTGGGAGCTCTCTCCCACCGCCGACCCCATCCTCCGCGTCGCCTCGATCGTGCAGCCCGTCACCGATCGCGACAAGCGCCGCCTCATGCTCAAGGTCGTGCAGCCCGACCCCGAGACCCACGGAGAGATCCCGGCACTGCAGGTCTGGAAAGGCCGTGGCGCGGTTGAGCTCATGCGCGCCGACCCCCGCCGCGGCGTACTTCTCCTCGAAACCCTCGACCGATCCCTCACCGAGGAGCCGACCGACGAGGCGTACGCCCAGATCGCCCGCCTCTGCGGCGTAGTCCATCGGCCGGCCTCGCCGAAGCTGCCCTCCTCGTACGCCCTGGTCGCCGGGTGGCTGGATGATCTCGCGGGTCTCGGTCGGGAGGTCCCTGCGCCGCCGCGCTTCGTCGAACAGGCCCTCCGCGCGGGGCGCCAGCTCATCGCCGGCGAGCCGACTCATGTGATCCACGGCGACCTGCACGACGAGAACGTGATGTGGCGCGCCCGGACCAACGAGTGGGTCGCGATCGATCCGAAGGGGTTCAACGGCGACCCGTGCTACGAGCCCGCTTCGATGCTGTGGAACCGCTGGGAGGAGCTGGAGTGGTATGGCAATCCCGGCGAAACCATCCGCGACCGCTTCTATGCCCTCGTCGACGGCGCGGAGTTCGATGAGCGGCGATCGCGCGACTGGGTCGTCGTGCGCGCGATGATCAACGTCTCCTGGGCCGTGTATGACGCCCGGCGGGAGCGGCGCGACCTGTCCGACGACGAGCACACGTGGATCACGCAGAACATCACCCTGGCCAAGGCCATGCAGGACGTACGCCCCTGA
- a CDS encoding TetR/AcrR family transcriptional regulator: MAARTPLSRPRIIEAAAAVADRSGVEGVSMRTVAKELGVEAMSLYHHLAGKEQLLDDLANWVFEQIEDPDPGEGWRPALSARAHCARAVLGAHPWALRLVDARRAALPAQLRHHDATLGCLFVNGFSVELATHAVSVTDSYVYGFVLTEKNLPFQPGESTEHMVDDMELPLEDYPNLARMLGELVVGRDYRYASEFDFGLDVILDGLARHVGR; encoded by the coding sequence ATGGCTGCACGTACGCCGTTGTCCCGGCCCCGGATCATCGAGGCAGCCGCCGCGGTGGCGGACCGGTCGGGGGTCGAGGGCGTGTCCATGCGCACCGTCGCGAAGGAACTCGGCGTCGAGGCCATGTCGCTGTATCACCACCTTGCAGGCAAGGAACAACTTCTGGATGACCTCGCCAACTGGGTGTTCGAACAGATCGAGGATCCCGATCCGGGAGAGGGTTGGCGTCCCGCTCTGTCAGCACGCGCCCACTGCGCCCGCGCGGTCCTCGGCGCCCACCCCTGGGCTCTGCGCCTGGTCGATGCGCGACGCGCCGCATTGCCTGCCCAGCTGCGGCACCACGATGCGACGTTGGGGTGCCTGTTCGTCAATGGATTCAGCGTCGAGCTTGCCACCCATGCCGTCTCGGTGACCGATTCCTATGTCTATGGCTTCGTCCTCACCGAAAAGAACCTCCCCTTCCAGCCGGGCGAATCCACCGAGCACATGGTCGACGACATGGAGCTGCCGCTGGAGGATTACCCCAATCTCGCCCGCATGCTGGGGGAGCTGGTCGTGGGGCGTGACTATCGGTACGCCAGCGAGTTCGACTTCGGGCTGGACGTCATCCTCGATGGTTTGGCAAGGCATGTCGGCCGGTAG
- a CDS encoding metalloregulator ArsR/SmtB family transcription factor, with amino-acid sequence MDDEGVDKLNLAFAALADPTRRDLVARLSLGDATVNELAAPYGVSLQAISKHLKVLEAAGLVSRRREAQRRPVHLEAETFGLMLDWIQRYQRQAERRFQRLEDVLATMSETEPPSPPGVPTPHRKELP; translated from the coding sequence ATGGACGACGAAGGAGTCGACAAGCTGAACCTCGCGTTCGCGGCGTTGGCCGATCCGACCCGCCGCGATCTGGTCGCCCGGCTGAGCCTGGGTGACGCGACCGTGAATGAACTGGCGGCGCCCTACGGGGTCAGCCTCCAGGCGATCTCGAAACACCTCAAGGTGCTCGAGGCGGCAGGCCTGGTCTCCCGACGCAGGGAGGCCCAACGCCGACCCGTGCACCTCGAGGCCGAGACGTTCGGGCTGATGCTCGATTGGATCCAGCGCTATCAGCGCCAGGCCGAACGCCGATTTCAGCGACTCGAAGACGTCCTCGCCACGATGAGCGAGACCGAGCCCCCCAGTCCCCCGGGCGTACCCACGCCCCACCGAAAGGAACTCCCATGA
- a CDS encoding DoxX family protein, translated as MNLVLNPPTVVRDIALLVARVLLGVVLIAHGLQKFVTWTLAGTAEAFGQMGVPAASVSAPVAAVIELVGGVLLLVGLFAPIAGLLVALQMGVAAVLVHVGNGVFVSENGWELVAVIAAAALAVGVAGAGRYSVDSWLRGRRSTSAAVSADERESVNA; from the coding sequence ATGAACCTCGTCCTCAATCCCCCCACCGTCGTCCGTGACATCGCCCTCCTCGTGGCCCGGGTGCTGCTCGGCGTCGTGCTGATCGCCCACGGCCTGCAGAAGTTCGTGACCTGGACCCTCGCCGGCACTGCCGAGGCATTCGGCCAGATGGGCGTTCCGGCCGCGTCGGTGAGCGCTCCCGTGGCTGCGGTCATCGAGCTCGTCGGTGGCGTACTGCTTCTCGTCGGCCTCTTCGCCCCCATCGCCGGTCTGCTCGTTGCGCTGCAGATGGGTGTCGCCGCCGTCCTCGTCCACGTCGGCAACGGTGTGTTCGTCTCGGAGAACGGCTGGGAGCTCGTCGCCGTCATCGCCGCTGCTGCTCTCGCGGTGGGCGTCGCCGGCGCCGGTCGCTATTCGGTCGACTCCTGGCTGCGCGGTCGTCGCTCGACCTCTGCCGCTGTGTCCGCCGATGAGCGCGAGAGCGTCAACGCCTGA
- a CDS encoding AAA family ATPase, which yields MSSGPRWPAVSRLIASWPGKRSRVGCPTAPHGPWSRESFSSGSRFWRGVQVSGFRGIGPESFIGFRPMPGLTIVSGRNGSGKSSFSEAMEIALTGAAHRWNKPNSQFEPEHRNLHVGEPCRVRLDLVHQGEASSRIEVEWKPDAPRDAFRRTLEREDQLPEEGIASLGWDEALVTYRPLLSYEELGNLLAGRQIDIAQAVQKALGLGEITAAKTLINDRLKTAGQPRDREKTARGAARAALEQAVTDVVDDARITEALGAFATKSLRKNVDLTRARELATGGGSDTSVKSLEAIVELEVPTEEAVRAAADELRSADAAVAELAGALTHLEQAQRQLLTQALDLHEHAGDQACPVCGEGTLDAAWRARVQATLDASGEAARLRDQALQRQRSARSRVRALVGSLPRTVIEHSFDLTSQPAAVAAWARWASLPTEPATWADHVEKGYADLAAATSAWQAEAAQVAQDRRDVWAPLAVMLSEWIGAYEAYAEGLAAEERLKSAKKVMDELEKAAQSERLAPITERAQHIWNLLKQESNVYVADIALSPRKLEISATVDGEPVGALRVMSQGELHALALALFLPRVTLEASPFQFVVLDDPVQAMDPAKVEGLLAVLLEIAETHQVVVLSHDDRLADAARRHGTGGAQINLLEVQRGENSVVHVVPVLDPVRRHINDAVSLYKDPNIPPNLKTQLVPGVLRMALESAALTRYFTRQLRAGRTIPELEDAWQDARTTQQKVALALHPQPIELWKNEWVHREALRVPGPRPTPAQRSTNSTVTSVPCSRVPRICGTTHDNHACHR from the coding sequence ATGTCATCCGGGCCGCGGTGGCCGGCAGTGAGCCGCTTGATCGCGTCCTGGCCGGGGAAGCGTTCGAGGGTGGGGTGTCCGACAGCGCCGCACGGCCCGTGGTCGAGGGAGTCTTTCTCGAGCGGCTCGCGCTTCTGGCGGGGCGTGCAGGTGTCGGGGTTCCGCGGGATCGGGCCGGAATCGTTCATCGGTTTCAGGCCGATGCCGGGGTTGACCATCGTGTCCGGGCGCAACGGTTCCGGCAAGTCATCGTTCTCCGAGGCGATGGAGATTGCGCTGACGGGCGCGGCTCACCGGTGGAACAAGCCGAACTCCCAGTTCGAACCCGAGCATCGCAACCTCCATGTCGGCGAACCCTGTCGCGTGCGGCTCGACCTGGTTCACCAGGGTGAGGCCTCGTCGCGGATCGAGGTGGAGTGGAAGCCCGATGCGCCGCGCGACGCCTTCCGCCGGACGCTCGAGCGTGAGGACCAGCTCCCCGAGGAAGGCATCGCCTCACTCGGTTGGGACGAGGCCCTGGTGACCTACCGTCCGCTGTTGTCCTATGAGGAACTCGGCAACCTTCTGGCCGGCCGGCAGATCGACATTGCGCAGGCGGTGCAGAAAGCGCTGGGGCTCGGCGAGATCACGGCGGCCAAGACGCTGATCAACGATCGGCTGAAGACGGCCGGTCAGCCCCGGGACCGCGAGAAGACAGCCCGCGGTGCCGCCCGGGCCGCGCTCGAACAGGCGGTCACCGACGTTGTGGACGATGCCCGCATCACCGAGGCACTCGGGGCCTTCGCCACCAAGAGCCTGCGCAAGAACGTCGACCTTACCCGCGCGCGTGAGCTGGCCACCGGTGGCGGATCGGACACCTCGGTCAAGTCCCTCGAGGCGATCGTCGAGCTGGAGGTGCCGACCGAGGAGGCGGTCCGGGCCGCAGCCGACGAACTCCGCTCGGCTGATGCCGCCGTCGCCGAGCTGGCCGGGGCGCTCACTCACCTCGAACAGGCCCAGCGCCAGCTGCTGACCCAGGCGCTCGACCTCCATGAGCACGCCGGGGACCAGGCGTGTCCGGTGTGCGGTGAGGGAACGCTGGATGCCGCGTGGCGCGCCCGCGTCCAAGCGACCCTCGATGCGTCCGGTGAGGCAGCTCGGCTGCGGGACCAGGCCCTACAGCGCCAGCGGAGCGCCCGCAGTCGGGTCCGCGCCCTCGTCGGTTCGCTGCCCCGCACGGTCATCGAGCACAGCTTCGACCTCACCTCCCAGCCGGCCGCCGTCGCCGCGTGGGCGCGGTGGGCGTCCCTGCCGACCGAACCGGCGACGTGGGCGGATCATGTGGAGAAGGGGTACGCCGACCTCGCCGCCGCCACCAGCGCGTGGCAGGCCGAGGCCGCACAGGTGGCGCAGGACCGACGGGATGTCTGGGCGCCGCTGGCGGTGATGCTGAGCGAGTGGATCGGGGCCTATGAGGCGTACGCCGAAGGCCTGGCCGCCGAGGAACGACTCAAGTCGGCCAAGAAGGTGATGGACGAACTCGAGAAGGCGGCCCAGAGCGAGCGCCTCGCGCCGATCACCGAGCGCGCGCAACACATCTGGAACCTCCTCAAACAGGAGTCCAACGTCTATGTCGCCGACATCGCGCTCTCACCCCGCAAGCTCGAGATCTCCGCCACCGTTGACGGTGAACCGGTGGGCGCACTGCGCGTGATGAGCCAGGGTGAGCTGCACGCCTTGGCCCTGGCGCTGTTTCTGCCGCGGGTGACGCTGGAGGCCTCCCCGTTCCAGTTCGTCGTGCTCGACGATCCGGTGCAGGCGATGGATCCGGCGAAGGTCGAGGGCCTGCTCGCCGTCCTGCTCGAGATCGCCGAAACCCATCAGGTCGTCGTGCTGTCCCATGATGATCGCCTCGCCGATGCTGCCCGTCGGCATGGGACGGGCGGTGCCCAGATCAACCTCCTGGAGGTGCAGCGAGGGGAGAATTCCGTCGTTCATGTCGTGCCAGTGCTCGACCCCGTGCGGCGACACATCAATGACGCGGTGTCGCTCTACAAAGACCCCAACATCCCGCCGAATCTGAAGACTCAACTCGTGCCCGGCGTGCTCCGCATGGCCCTGGAATCTGCGGCGCTCACGCGCTACTTCACCCGCCAGTTGCGCGCAGGCCGGACGATTCCCGAACTCGAAGACGCGTGGCAGGATGCCCGGACAACGCAGCAGAAGGTGGCCCTCGCGCTGCATCCTCAACCGATCGAGCTGTGGAAGAACGAGTGGGTCCACCGGGAGGCCCTGAGAGTGCCGGGACCAAGGCCCACACCGGCACAACGGTCGACAAACTCCACGGTGACATCAGTGCCGTGCTCAAGAGTGCCGAGAATCTGCGGGACCACGCATGACAACCATGCTTGTCATCGCTGA
- a CDS encoding phytase, producing MKTSFGAVAASALALALAAAGVQAHAAPAPKPVKSMTVTTDNETPVLYDDEEGGNASGDDPAIWVDPVNSANSLVIVTAKGGGLYVYDLGSKELQHLPATPLPNDGRFNNVDIAYGVKVGGQTLDLAVVSDRYNDSIRFFAIDPAGARAGQPLREVTAADQAYLFVRNAAELEDEHTAYGLAVWQPRNGNEAYAVVTQEGRTNLAVARIVGNADGTVGYEVERTITMPGQFVLPDGTTWIPCEEPGVEPQFEGVTVDNRSGILYAAQEDVGLWRIDLENRNKKPELIDKVTDFGVHDRFDPETEACEPIGEDKGYGGNITADAEGVDLYYGPGTTGYIILSSQGSDEFFVYERQGRNKLVGSFKVDGINGADAIHGSDGLAVTNRPVGQYTEGLLVTHDEPESGPGVDDERDPTNFSYVSWGDIARALDLKINTTAKNDPRFR from the coding sequence ATGAAGACTTCTTTCGGCGCTGTGGCCGCATCGGCCCTCGCGCTCGCCCTCGCCGCCGCGGGCGTCCAGGCCCACGCCGCTCCGGCCCCCAAGCCGGTCAAGTCCATGACCGTTACCACCGACAACGAGACTCCCGTCCTCTATGACGACGAGGAGGGCGGGAACGCCTCCGGCGACGATCCCGCCATCTGGGTCGACCCGGTCAACTCCGCCAACTCGCTGGTCATCGTGACCGCCAAGGGAGGCGGACTCTATGTCTATGACCTGGGCAGCAAGGAGCTCCAGCACCTGCCTGCCACCCCGCTGCCCAACGACGGCCGGTTCAACAACGTCGATATCGCCTACGGCGTGAAGGTCGGCGGTCAGACCCTCGACCTCGCTGTCGTGTCGGACCGCTACAACGACTCCATCCGCTTCTTTGCGATCGACCCCGCGGGCGCTCGGGCCGGCCAGCCGCTGCGCGAGGTGACCGCCGCAGACCAGGCGTACCTCTTCGTCAGGAACGCCGCCGAGCTCGAGGACGAGCACACCGCCTACGGTCTGGCCGTGTGGCAGCCGCGGAATGGCAACGAGGCGTACGCCGTCGTCACGCAGGAAGGCCGCACCAACCTGGCCGTGGCGAGGATCGTGGGCAACGCGGACGGAACCGTCGGGTACGAGGTCGAGCGCACGATCACCATGCCGGGCCAGTTCGTTCTGCCCGACGGGACCACCTGGATTCCCTGCGAGGAGCCGGGCGTCGAGCCGCAGTTCGAGGGCGTGACCGTCGACAACCGGTCGGGCATTCTGTATGCCGCCCAGGAGGACGTGGGCCTCTGGCGTATCGATCTGGAGAACCGGAACAAGAAGCCCGAGCTCATCGACAAGGTCACCGACTTCGGCGTGCACGATCGCTTCGACCCCGAGACCGAGGCGTGCGAGCCCATCGGCGAGGACAAGGGCTATGGCGGCAACATCACCGCCGACGCCGAGGGCGTGGACCTGTACTACGGTCCCGGCACCACCGGCTACATCATCCTGTCGTCGCAGGGCTCGGACGAATTCTTCGTCTATGAGCGCCAGGGTCGCAACAAACTCGTCGGCTCGTTCAAGGTCGACGGCATCAACGGTGCCGACGCGATCCACGGCTCCGATGGCCTGGCGGTGACGAACCGTCCGGTGGGGCAGTACACCGAGGGCCTGCTCGTGACTCATGACGAGCCGGAGTCCGGCCCGGGCGTGGACGATGAGCGCGACCCGACCAACTTCTCCTATGTCAGCTGGGGCGACATCGCGCGTGCCCTCGACCTGAAGATCAACACCACGGCCAAGAACGACCCGCGGTTCCGCTGA
- a CDS encoding winged helix DNA-binding domain-containing protein — protein sequence MVSSPSRGKKRSVAIEPALTISNEQRRARLARRQAIAPWARLTDQVDTARAVVALHATESASVHLALHARMTEVTVDQIEAALYTERTLIKQLAMRQTLFAFPRDLLPAALSSASARVAGPLRRTLVKEAQAAGLAIDGEAWLAEAAREICDLIEREGAVTAAEVRARLPHLGARTARSPGTKWGGEFPIAPRILALLGAEGLLVRAENAGHWRLNKPTWTTMASWLGEAVESGEPAEGYAELVRRWLWSFGPGTEADLVWWLGGTKTAVRTALADLEAVPVLLEGDRIGYLLPDDPALDGPEADADADPWAALLPALDPTTMGYREREFYLDPAHVPYLFDSVGNGGATAWWNGRIVGSWVQDDDARVRVMPRVELPAHATRALHVEADRLTDWLDGVMVPAVYRTAQRNGERLP from the coding sequence GTGGTCTCCTCCCCCAGTCGCGGCAAGAAAAGGTCCGTCGCTATCGAACCAGCGCTCACCATCTCCAATGAGCAACGCCGAGCACGTCTTGCGCGGCGCCAGGCCATCGCCCCGTGGGCGCGACTCACGGACCAGGTCGACACGGCCCGCGCCGTCGTGGCCCTGCATGCGACCGAGTCGGCGAGCGTCCACCTGGCCCTGCATGCTCGGATGACCGAGGTCACGGTGGACCAGATCGAGGCCGCCCTCTATACCGAGCGAACGCTCATCAAGCAGCTCGCCATGCGCCAGACCCTGTTCGCGTTCCCCCGAGACCTGCTGCCAGCGGCGTTGAGCTCCGCGTCGGCACGCGTGGCCGGGCCGCTGCGGCGTACCCTCGTGAAAGAAGCCCAGGCCGCAGGACTCGCCATCGACGGCGAAGCCTGGCTGGCGGAGGCCGCACGCGAGATCTGCGATCTGATCGAACGCGAAGGAGCGGTGACCGCGGCCGAGGTCCGCGCCCGGCTCCCCCACCTCGGGGCCCGCACCGCCCGTTCGCCTGGCACCAAATGGGGCGGTGAGTTCCCCATCGCACCCCGCATCCTCGCTTTGCTCGGCGCGGAGGGTCTGCTGGTTCGCGCCGAGAACGCCGGTCACTGGCGGCTCAACAAGCCCACCTGGACGACCATGGCCAGCTGGTTGGGCGAGGCAGTGGAGTCAGGTGAGCCTGCGGAAGGGTACGCGGAGTTGGTCCGTCGCTGGCTCTGGTCGTTCGGTCCGGGGACCGAGGCCGATCTCGTGTGGTGGTTGGGTGGGACGAAAACGGCGGTCCGCACCGCTCTGGCCGACCTCGAAGCCGTCCCGGTCCTCCTCGAGGGAGATCGCATCGGCTATCTGCTGCCCGACGACCCGGCCCTCGACGGGCCGGAAGCTGATGCTGACGCTGACCCCTGGGCGGCACTGCTGCCCGCACTGGATCCGACGACGATGGGCTACCGCGAGCGGGAGTTCTATCTGGACCCCGCCCATGTGCCCTATCTGTTCGACTCGGTCGGCAACGGCGGCGCCACTGCCTGGTGGAACGGCCGGATCGTCGGTAGCTGGGTGCAGGACGACGATGCGCGGGTGCGGGTCATGCCGCGCGTCGAGCTGCCGGCCCACGCGACCCGGGCCCTTCACGTTGAAGCCGACCGGCTCACCGATTGGCTCGACGGGGTGATGGTCCCCGCCGTCTATCGCACCGCCCAGCGCAACGGGGAACGTCTGCCGTAA
- a CDS encoding SRPBCC family protein, with protein sequence MTRYDQAHVEADPNVPLIRITRDFNATPAQLRRAHVDPELYARWVGPHDVETVIDHWDARTGGSWRFLNRRGGEEYGFHGSFHEVSDDRIVQTFTFEGWPEGVSLETLRFEDLGDGRTRLHAQSLVDSFEGRDMWLQSDMETGVNEGYAKLDALLADGTI encoded by the coding sequence ATGACCCGCTATGACCAGGCCCACGTCGAAGCCGATCCGAACGTGCCGCTCATCCGCATCACTCGTGATTTCAATGCCACGCCGGCCCAGCTGAGGCGTGCGCATGTCGACCCGGAGCTCTATGCCCGCTGGGTCGGACCCCATGACGTCGAGACCGTCATCGATCACTGGGACGCCCGCACCGGCGGCTCGTGGCGCTTCCTGAACCGTCGGGGCGGGGAGGAGTACGGCTTCCACGGCTCCTTCCACGAAGTCTCCGACGACCGCATCGTGCAGACGTTCACGTTCGAGGGCTGGCCCGAGGGCGTCTCGCTCGAGACACTCCGGTTCGAGGACCTGGGCGATGGGCGTACGCGCCTCCACGCCCAGTCGCTCGTCGACTCGTTCGAGGGCCGCGACATGTGGCTGCAGAGCGACATGGAGACGGGTGTGAATGAGGGGTACGCCAAGCTCGACGCCCTCCTCGCGGACGGCACTATCTGA
- a CDS encoding DUF6326 family protein: protein MSLDNRPVNRKVTLSLLWTAMLFFYAYVDIFGFYRADIIQGALAGRVPIANLAIDQLFLVNATLYVTVPILMIVVSLLIPAKINRWVNIVVAVLYAASVVALAIGDPWHYYVLGSVFETILLLGIAVLAWRWPRTGVDTLADGRTSVTE, encoded by the coding sequence ATGTCCCTGGACAATCGCCCCGTCAATCGCAAGGTCACGCTCAGTTTGTTGTGGACAGCGATGCTGTTCTTCTACGCCTACGTCGACATCTTCGGCTTCTATCGCGCAGACATCATCCAAGGGGCGCTCGCCGGCCGCGTACCTATCGCCAACCTCGCCATCGACCAACTGTTCCTCGTGAACGCGACCCTCTATGTCACCGTTCCCATCCTCATGATCGTCGTCTCGCTGCTGATCCCTGCGAAGATCAACCGGTGGGTGAACATCGTGGTGGCGGTGCTTTACGCAGCGTCGGTCGTCGCTCTGGCGATCGGTGACCCGTGGCATTACTACGTGCTCGGCAGCGTGTTCGAGACGATCCTGCTTCTCGGCATCGCCGTCCTCGCGTGGCGGTGGCCGAGGACAGGCGTCGACACGCTGGCTGATGGTCGTACCTCGGTCACCGAGTAA
- a CDS encoding IS110 family transposase translates to MALTLGIDMAVRTAHQATLARDGVTVWRGRKFWTRPPDLERLWADLEVPDPSELTVVIEPTRNAWIVVAEWFRRRGARVVMVPTTQSADLRKYYSKHTKNDRIDSELLARLPLLHPEGLREYSGQGPADALRRLVKQRSTMVKRRVAVYARLDALVELLGPSWHAVLGSNYGIAALEFLARYADPNAVIRLGQARLSRFLIARSRGAWREDHAAGLIAAATETLTLWGHEGMDFAELAVDIAHEAEQALFLTRQIKQIDERVANLYADTDPHGIVASAPGVGPVISAVIAGRIGDPHRFTSLAAIRAYTGLVPKVSQSGVSKVESSITKAGDPLLREMLCMAADAARKIDPQIAAKYQRLMAGDRHHDSAICHLATLMITRIATCMRTNQPYALRDVDGTPITEDEGRAIIKQRYQPQPRHRDNIRHKRMRDRRKQAADEESQKSPSAPTSQPANTQPTSTQVA, encoded by the coding sequence ATGGCATTGACGTTGGGCATTGATATGGCTGTCCGGACTGCGCATCAGGCAACGCTGGCCCGTGACGGCGTCACCGTCTGGCGTGGCAGGAAGTTCTGGACAAGACCGCCGGACCTCGAGCGGCTATGGGCCGATCTGGAGGTTCCGGATCCGAGTGAGCTGACGGTGGTGATCGAGCCAACCCGGAACGCGTGGATCGTGGTCGCGGAATGGTTCCGCCGCCGCGGTGCGCGGGTGGTCATGGTCCCGACCACGCAGTCCGCGGACCTGCGCAAGTACTACTCAAAGCACACCAAGAACGACCGGATCGATTCCGAGTTGCTCGCGCGGCTCCCGCTGTTGCATCCCGAAGGACTACGGGAGTATTCCGGACAGGGCCCAGCTGATGCGCTGCGTCGGCTGGTCAAACAACGCTCCACCATGGTGAAGCGCAGGGTCGCGGTCTATGCCCGGCTGGATGCACTCGTGGAGCTGCTCGGTCCGTCCTGGCATGCGGTACTCGGGTCGAACTACGGCATCGCCGCCTTGGAGTTCCTCGCTCGTTACGCCGATCCCAACGCCGTGATCAGACTCGGCCAGGCGCGTCTGAGCCGATTCCTGATTGCTCGTTCCCGTGGCGCCTGGCGCGAGGACCACGCCGCCGGGCTCATCGCCGCAGCCACCGAGACGCTCACCTTGTGGGGCCACGAGGGGATGGACTTCGCTGAGCTCGCCGTGGACATCGCCCACGAGGCCGAGCAGGCGCTGTTCTTGACCCGTCAGATCAAACAGATCGACGAGCGGGTCGCGAACCTCTACGCCGACACCGACCCCCACGGGATCGTTGCCTCAGCACCGGGTGTCGGACCGGTGATCAGTGCGGTCATCGCTGGACGGATCGGCGACCCGCACCGGTTCACCTCACTGGCCGCGATCCGCGCCTACACCGGGCTGGTGCCCAAAGTCAGTCAGTCTGGAGTCAGCAAGGTCGAGTCCTCCATCACCAAGGCCGGCGACCCGCTGCTACGCGAAATGCTCTGCATGGCCGCAGACGCCGCCCGCAAGATCGACCCCCAGATCGCAGCGAAGTACCAGCGACTCATGGCCGGCGACCGGCACCATGACTCCGCGATCTGCCACCTGGCCACCCTCATGATCACCCGGATCGCGACCTGCATGCGCACCAACCAGCCCTACGCCCTACGCGACGTCGACGGCACCCCGATCACCGAGGACGAGGGCCGCGCGATCATCAAGCAGCGCTACCAACCCCAGCCCCGCCACCGCGACAACATCCGTCACAAGCGGATGCGCGATCGACGCAAGCAAGCGGCGGACGAGGAGTCACAGAAGTCGCCAAGCGCTCCAACATCCCAGCCCGCCAACACTCAGCCTACGAGCACCCAGGTGGCTTGA
- a CDS encoding 4-carboxy-4-hydroxy-2-oxoadipate aldolase/oxaloacetate decarboxylase yields the protein MPELGVVHTKIRRAEADLVDELGTFGSVTTYEARARSGLLSPGLRPIYPGARVSGTAVTVLLQPGDSWMMHVAAEQIRQGDIVVAGLTAPCRDAFFGALLATSFLAQGARGLVIDACVRDVHELTKMGFPVWSRGVSAQGSGKLVIGSVNVPVECGGVRVEPGDVIVADDDGVVCVPEMRAPETVFAARARRANERAKRDELAGGVLGLDMYGMRHALRAAGLRWED from the coding sequence ATGCCGGAGCTCGGTGTCGTGCACACGAAGATCCGTCGTGCCGAGGCGGATCTGGTGGACGAGCTCGGGACGTTCGGGAGCGTCACAACCTATGAGGCCCGGGCTCGCAGCGGTTTGCTGAGCCCGGGCCTTCGGCCGATCTATCCCGGGGCCCGGGTTTCCGGAACCGCCGTCACCGTCCTGCTGCAGCCCGGTGACAGCTGGATGATGCACGTCGCGGCCGAGCAGATCCGCCAGGGCGACATCGTGGTCGCGGGCCTGACGGCCCCGTGCAGGGACGCGTTCTTCGGGGCGCTGCTGGCGACGTCGTTCCTGGCTCAGGGGGCACGGGGGCTGGTGATCGATGCGTGCGTACGCGATGTCCACGAGCTGACGAAAATGGGGTTTCCGGTGTGGAGTCGCGGGGTCTCGGCTCAGGGGTCGGGCAAGCTCGTGATCGGGTCGGTGAACGTGCCGGTGGAGTGCGGTGGCGTACGCGTGGAGCCCGGCGATGTCATCGTGGCCGACGACGACGGTGTGGTCTGCGTGCCGGAGATGCGGGCGCCCGAGACTGTGTTCGCTGCTCGCGCTCGCCGTGCGAACGAGCGGGCCAAACGGGACGAACTGGCGGGTGGGGTTCTCGGCCTGGATATGTATGGGATGCGCCACGCCCTCCGCGCCGCCGGTCTGCGCTGGGAGGATTAG